Part of the Arthrobacter globiformis genome is shown below.
CGGGTTGAAGGTGGCCTCGACTGTTTCCATCCGGTGGTACCGCATCTGCCCGGTTTCGATGTCGTCCAACCATTCCGACTTGGATTGCACGTATCCGGTCATGTGGGTCAGGGTGAACTCCTCCGCGAGGATGCTGTCCAGCTCTGCCACGTCGCCGTTCACCATAGCCTCGCACATGGCTTCGTGGAGCGCGTTCACTGCCTCGGCGGTCACGGCAGTTTCCGTCGCCGCGCCTGAGAGGTGAGTTCGTGCGCGCCGTAGCTGTTGT
Proteins encoded:
- a CDS encoding nuclear transport factor 2 family protein is translated as MTAEAVNALHEAMCEAMVNGDVAELDSILAEEFTLTHMTGYVQSKSEWLDDIETGQMRYHRMETVEATFNPEGTVPGLTARTLTDATIWGARGTWRLTLSSWFEPHGDGWVIARTVASTW